A genomic segment from Rhinatrema bivittatum chromosome 19, aRhiBiv1.1, whole genome shotgun sequence encodes:
- the LOC115080839 gene encoding protein ZNF783-like, translated as MSALVSNPAPLTFSNVAAYFREAEWDVLGEWQKELYKKVIEEIHGVLMSWGYSIVNPDVVFKIEQRDGKGYDWENKTSTSLTPPLAR; from the exons ATGTCCGCCCTGGTTTCTAACCCA GCCCCCCTCACCTTCAGCAACGTCGCTGCTTATTTCCGGGAAGCGGAGTGGGACGtcctgggagaatggcagaaggagctgtacaagaaGGTCATCGAGGAGATTCATGGTGTCTTGATGTCATGGG GCTATTCAATTGTTAATCCTGATGTTGTATTCAAGATTGAACAGCGAGATGGGAAAGGCTATGACTGGGAGAACAAAACGAGTACATCACTGACCCCGCCCTTGGCACGTTAA
- the LOC115080838 gene encoding zinc finger protein 782-like, protein MSALVSNPASVTFSDVAAYFWEAEWDVLGEWQKELYRKVIKEIHGVLMSLGYSIINPDVVFRIKQKEEKYFNKHYDWEQKDRLTDPIRGHPIVTSVFSLSVKEEEEPHLLGRPESEKTEQIQPPVTDCPGIGPDILIRIKQEEFRTEHLECEEKGNAHTRVPSGSPDYNLDLSIQTLKMEELHVSNPPERGEETIETVTEDGSRNSSEIQIMYDGQWREEWKHRDLPRDGPDRSTDCEGGGSRVEDGDQKGERPSPCMGWERNSNYVSKLVQPQRLQERETSFRYTECGKSFSAHPQSVEHQQMSEYTVPYTKESSDQFSQQNEKSGDIFTYVECEQWFPELPSHMLHRRNETQHKPYKCTECEKCFAYSSTLKVHKRVHTGEKLFNCSECEKCFSQIGNLRQHEITHLGEKFACSECDKSYNYISCLRRHERSHRGEKPYNCYECNKCFSEKRNLRQHEMTHTGERPFKCSECDERFSYIFSLRRHERIHTRGTPFKCSECDKCFNQMGSLRRHEMIHRGEKPFKCSECDKCFSQIRNMRQHEVTHMGVPRERRYKCSQCDKCFTQMGNLRQHEMTHTGEKPFKCSQCDKRFIQLGNLRQHEMTHMEKKPFKCSECDESFSYISSLRRHEKIHAIGTPFKCSECDKSFSYISSLIRHNKIHVKTDTA, encoded by the exons ATGTCCGCCCTGGTTTCTAACCCA GCCTCCGTCACCTTCAGCGACGTCGCTGCTTATTTCTGGGAAGCGGAGTGGGACGtcctgggagaatggcagaaggagctgtaccGGAAGGTCATCAAGGAGATTCATGGTGTCCTGATGTCACTAG GTTATTCAATCATTAATCCTGATGTTGTATTCCGGATTAAACAGAAAGAGGAGAAATATTTCAACAAACACTATGACTGGGAGCAGAAAGACAGGCTCACCGACCCCATCCGTG GCCACCCGATTGTAACGTCCGTGTTCTCGCTGAGCGTtaaagaggaggaggaaccacATTTGCTGGGCCGTCCGGAATCCGAGAAGACTGAACAGATTCAGCCTCCCGTAACCG ATTGTCCCGGCATCGGACCTGACATTTTAATCCGTATTAAGCAAGAGGAATTCAGGACCGAGCACCTTGAATGTGAGGAAAAAGGAAACGCACATACCAGAGTCCCAT CTGGCAGCCCAGATTACAATCTTGACCTGTCAATACAGACCCTGAAAATGGAAGAGCTGCATGTCAGCAACCCACCAGAGCGGGGAGAGGAGACCATCGAGACTGTTACAG AGGACGGGTCCAGAAACAGCAGCGAGATACAGATAATGTACGACGGACAATGGCGGGAGGAGTGGAAACACCGAGACCTCCCCAGAGATGGCCCAGATCGTTCGACTGACTGCGAAGGAGGCGGCAGTCGCGTTGAAGACGGAGATCAAAAGGGAGAGAGGCCGAGCCCTTGCATGGGATGGGAGAGAAATTCCAATTACGTCTCAAAGCTCGTACAGCCTCAGAGACTGCAGGAGAGGGAGACATCCTTCAGGTATACCGAATGTGGGAAGAGCTTCAGCGCACACCCTCAGTCTGTCGAACACCAGCAAATGTCCGAATACACGGTTCCGTATACCAAGGAGTCAAGCGATCAATTCAGCCAACAAAACGAGAAAAGCGGGGACATCTTTACATACGTGGAATGTGAACAGTGGTTTCCTGAGCTGCCCAGCCATATGCTACACAGAAGAAATGAGACACAACACAAACCttataaatgtactgaatgtgaaaaGTGTTTTGCGTACAGTTCAACTCTTAAAGTGCACAAAAGGgttcacactggagagaaactATTCAACTGTTCTGAATGTGAGAAATGTTTCAGTCAAATTGGCAACCTGAGACAACATGAAATAACGCACCTGGGAGAGAAATTTGCCTGTTCTGAATGTGACAAAAGCTACAATTATATATCCTGCCTGAGACGACATGAAAGAAGCCACCGAGGCGAGAAACCGTATAATTGTTATGAATGCAATAAATGCTTCAGTGAGAAACGCAACCTAAGGCAGCACGAAATGACCCACACAGGGGAgagaccatttaaatgttctgaatgtgatgaGCGCTTCAGTTATATATTCAGCTTGAGGCggcatgaaaggatccacacaaGAGGGAcgccatttaaatgttctgaatgtgataaatgtttcaatcAGATGGGGAGCCTGAGGCGTCATGAAATGATTCACAggggagagaagccatttaaatgttctgaatgtgataagtgCTTCAGTCAGATACGCAATATGAGGCAACATGAAGTGACCCACATGGGAGTTCCCCGAGAGAGACGATATAAATGCTCTcagtgtgataaatgtttcactcAGATGGGCAATCTGAGGCAGCACGAAATGAcgcacactggagagaaaccatttaagtgTTCTCAATGTGATAAGCGTTTCATTCAGCTTGGCAATCTGAGGCAGCATGAAATGACCCACATGGAGAAGAAACCATTTAAGTGTTCTGAATGTGATGAGAGCTTCAGCTATATATCCAGTCTGAGACGACATGAAAAGATCCATGCCATAGGGACACCATTTAAATGTTCCGAATGTGATAAATCCTTCAGTTATATATCCAGTCTGATAAGACATAATAAGATCCATGTCAAGACAGACACAGCTTGA